From a single Oreochromis niloticus isolate F11D_XX linkage group LG3, O_niloticus_UMD_NMBU, whole genome shotgun sequence genomic region:
- the LOC112842728 gene encoding protein FAM107A, giving the protein MADVLKQQALRKEQCSKDNGVKSGACLEHSKPMKASRAHDALHKELLLAHKKGLALSSRSELQQVLERRKREQSYQDEEQHSRTPLEKVLLRRQQKQHEKEKKHDEEVREESQLMEFVRVRQNLRKIHSVVQDKNANS; this is encoded by the exons ATGGCTGATGTCCTCAAACAACAAGCTCTCAGGAAGGAACAATGCAGCAAAG ATAATGGAGTCAAATCTGGTGCCTGTTTAGAGCACTCAAAACCCATGAAGGCCTCCAGGGCTCACGATGCACTTCACAAGGAACTGCTCCTGGCACATAAGAA GGGTTTGGCTCTGAGCAGCAGATCAGAACTTCAGCAGGTGCTTGAGAGGAGGAAAAGGGAACAGAGTTACCAGGATGAGGAACAACATAGTAGGACTCCTCTGGAGAAAGTCCTACTCAGACGTCAGCAGAAACAGCATGAG aaagagaaaaaacatgaTGAGGAGGTACGAGAGGAATCCCAGCTGATGGAGTTTGTTAGAGTCCGACAGAACTTAAGAAAGATCCACTCCGTGGTCCAGGACAAGAATGCAAACTCTTGA